GGCTATAGTGTTGATGTAGGGGCTACTAGTCCGTGTTCTCTTGCCTATATTATATTATAGGGAAAACTTTTGTTGTAAAGTCATCTaagttgagtcaaaattttcaaaagcaTGATCAATAGTCATGTAGATTGTGTCGGATTAAAAATAACAAGAATTGGTCACAACTCATCCAAGTTAAATGAGACCGAGTCTGTCATCAAGTCTCAACAAATTTGACGAGGTCAAtcattctttcaaaaaaaaaaaaaacattaaactaTTTCACTTtagtaaaatggtaaaaacccTTGAATCCACATGTTCGATAGTTCCTTGAGGGAAAATAAAACCGTAAGTCCCTTTGCAACTTGTCCATGGCAAACAACTGTGAGTCTTTGCATTTGATTATCAAATTATCCTAAACTAAGTAATGTACAAAATGGACCTATATAGAACCTGTACTACAAAAAGAATATGTATACATTTAATCAATCACAATATTGGTCCTCATGAATGAAATCCcaccattttttttggggtagggaTGGGGGGGGAGGATTCCATTTCTGTTTTCCCGTTGATGAACCATTATACACatctaaacaaaaaaacttgATGAACACATTTGTAACATATACATAATAGAAAATTTAAGAAATTTCTACCAGATTTTTCAATGAAGAATAACAAATtaatttatatgtttttttttttcctgcatttttttatgatgtttcatgttttttttttttttaaataagaaaaatgtGACTTGCCCTGACTAGGTTTGATTGGACTGAGTCATTAGGTTTTCTGAAAGGCAAGTCGAAtaaaaaaacctggttttccaactatgtgtTCAACACATTAaaatgtttatatttatattttcatcCAATCCCTACTGGGAAAATATACAATACAACAACTCTAGAAGAGAGTATCAAAGTCTATCCATAGTTGAGAACAAGTAGCATTATTATTGGGTTGTTGCACAAAGTATAACAATTATAACAATTATACAAAGAAAATGTAATGAATTAATGTAATAAAATTATactggatttgatggacacacatcaaATGCAATAAATCTAACAATCTTCCACTTGTAAATCAAAGTCAATGTCCTACTACTCTATCACTCATGTTCTCAACATGTTTACTAAATATAATAAGTGTGAATCCCTTCATCAAAGGGTCAAGACAAATGATCTATTGAATCAACTTTGACAATAGTAATATCACCACTCAAATATCATCTACATCTGCATTCCACATGTTTGTTCCTCTGAATAGTTCTTAGTTCCAGGCACAAGTGtgaatatacatatatatgtacATCAGACTAGATTGTATTGAAAACCTTGAATGAAATACTGTCAGTCGTGTCAAGGACAATATACTTATTAATAGTTTATAATTCATCCATTCGTAGACATGAGAGGTCCTTATCACTGTGGTAGATCATTATCGGTCTTAGTGTATCGACGATTGATACCTTTTGGGCTATATATCAGTGTGTTTGATTCATAATGCTTACCTATGAATGAAATTAAGTGACACCCAATAAGGAACCCATTTCTTATATTGGGAGAATATCAAAATAGATAAATGCAATAAAGATTGGGCATAAATTCCGAGCTTGATAACATGCTTTGTAAATAGTTTGTAAAAAAgattaaatattattatttattaatagtTATATTTAAAACTATTTTAGAACAAACTTGGCACACTTGATAGTACAAGGATTCTTGCCGGATGAGTGCTATATAATAGCTGATAGGGAACGGAGAGAATCCCTCACAATCATGCTTACGCATAAAGCTTAATTGTTAGGTAATCTTTATGTTATTGCAGTCTGTTCTCTCCTCTTGTacatctctttttctctttttacttGTGAGATTactagattagggttttgaaccctACCCTTTCCCCGACTATACACCGTCTGGTTGAGAGACAATTGAGTAAAACTCGACGACACAACTTCCACTAAGATAAGAGATGTTGGACATCGGCGCAAGCAGTCTCCTCCTATTGAGGGGAAggttgttatgtgcctaatggggtccactctagtgtatgagAGATAGTTGAACCAGTctagtatgggatagattaAAAAGCTTGATTTAACACGTTCCATCAATTTCAGAGCTTTGAACGTATTGATCAAACACTAAACGTTTAGTATGAGAGCTGAGTAACCCTACCCCCCTTGGTTGGGCTACCTACCGACTACCGCTAGAGTGAGCCgagtcaagtacctaacaagggtaaaatggtaaaaaaagcGCGCACCCGGTACAGCTTTTCTGAGTTTCCTACTTTTCTCCTTAAAACActggttttaacttttaagttcaattaaaaaaaaacccacactCGTTTTAAGTGCAAATGTGCCAAACCTTTCGTCTTCTGTTATCTTTTGATCTTTTCTAGGGTTTAAGCTCATTTGCATTTGGTTTTGAAGCTTGCTGGATATAATTTCTATTTGTGGGGTGTTTGATTTGAATATAGTCATGCTTTCCGTTGCTTACAGCGCTGGTATTTCTCTGAACTTCGTTGAGAAACGATATACAAAGCCATGTCTCGTTAATCATCGTAAGTTCTTTGGGAATTATTCATCGGTGGCCTTCTCTGGAGCTCAGAGGTTTGGCTCTCTTCGATACCCTGTCATTGGAGCTCCTAGTCATGCCTCTGGTTCGCAATCTTTCTCTGGCGTTTTCAAGATTTTGGCGCAGAGTTCAGTGAACTCTGGTTCTTTTAGTGGCGGTGGCGTCAGCGAAAGCATTGGTTCTGGTAGGCTAGAATTACTAACCCAATGgaaaattttttcttcattgGAAATCCATGACTATGCATTTGGGTTTTATGAGTTTGTGGGGAGTTCATAAGGTTGAATAAATTAATGTTTAACATCATCACTTGACCGTATGGGATGGTAGTtggaaaaattataatttttctcATTATCTATTTATCTGTCGGAGTTGTTTGAGTTTCAGATTTTAGGTGCCATTGGTCTGtgatgaaaaatgaaaagaagtgTTTGTCACCAGAAAGTGGTGCTACGCATGACCTTATGAAGCTTATGAAGCATTGTAGATTTTTTTTACAATTCaatgcaaatttttttattttatcatattaGAAAATTTTCCGGTGGGAGTCTGCTGGCCGCATTGTTAATTGGCTAATGTAGCATCCATGAATGCATAATATGAGACCTATCATTTGTAGCCCCTTCAGAGGAGTCTCCTTTGCTTAAGGGTTATCTGATTAGATGCTGCAATTATGTATGGTTGCAAATGCATGTTTCATTGAATATTTTTGgaataaactaattaaattttCCCCCTTAGGTATAGCATCTGGTTTCAGATCATTATAGTTTCATGAGAGCGACTCAAAAAACTGAGTACATGTTGTGAGAAACAATATATTACTCTTTAATGTGTTCATGGTCATGGATCCATCTTATGTTCAGATAAAGTGAGCAAGTATTaaatttgatttcactttttttccttaCTATTGTAGAAGAGAGAGTGGTGGTGTTGGTCATTGGAGGAGGTGGAAGAGAACATGCACTTTGTCATGCGTTGAAACGCTCTCCTTCCTGTGATGCTGTCTTTTGTGCTCCAGGAAATGCTGGGATCTCTAACTCAGGGGATGCCACATGTATATCAGACCTTGACATCCTGGACTGTTCAGCTGTGATATCCTTCTGCCGTAAATGGGGAGTGGGACTAGTTGTTGTGGGCCCAGAGGCTCCTTTAGTTGCAGGTCTTGCAAATGAGCTTGTAAAGGCTGGGATTCCTACTTTTGGCCCTTCATCTGATGCTGCTGCTTTGGAGGGTTCAAAGGACTTCATGAAGAAGTTATGTGACAAATATGGAATTCCTACTGCTAAGGTCTGTATGGGCTCCCTTTCCTGGTCTCACTTATTTGACATTGGTCATGCTTTTCAGATTTTCCATCTATCTGTGTAAAAATTGAACCATCTCCAGCTTTCCATCTTTAACTTATTAATTCAATTTAAATTAGGGGAATCCTTCTCTAAAATTAATTGATCTAAACCAATCTACATTATGCTAATGAAACTTTGTAATTGATATTTTTTAAGGTAAATTAAGAAGTAACATGGTATTTGAATCATAGAATACGTGTGAGATGATTCATTCAAACCATGCTTGGAATGCAAGTTTTACAAAATGAAACTTTCATGTTTAGCTGATTTTAGTGTTTGTTATTGTCCCTTTGACTTGTCTTATGCAGATAAGTCATCTAAAGGggttattttattgaaaataagctttagGTTGGGTTGTGTAGGtattgggcttttgatcccatggaattggccaatttaatgagcctaaaatatgggtagaaagtaggaaaacgggatttagtTCATTAGTTttgttagagtcctattttaagtctgttttctttattatttcactttcctagtcaatttaggatactttattagttaaggattggattaggcctttcctttttagtgtctaagtctatttttgagtattctgtataagtttgtaagggacgCCAGCATTGTATACGAATTTGAATAATAGGAAAGTTTgcttatgcaatgttgaaatcctgagataggataggtgagaggACCTAAGGTGAGATGCCCAGtcccttcccccatccccttccagtgttcttgattccaaaccctaatttcagttAAATCGAtttcaagagtgctacaagcttctgggatttctttcaactgatagtcacatcgatttcttgaagattactacatcaagatcattgctgccAGGGTACATCTCCATCAACCAAAACAGCAGAAGCAATCCAAACATCGATCTAggagaatctagggttttttcaaaaccctcgTTGTTGCTCGATCCCAGTTCTTTTGTTCTGATCGGTTTCTTCTATTGGGAGTTCAACTTAATTCTTCAAGAGATTATTCAACTTCAATTGTAGCTCCAACAGGTCCCTGATTAAAAGGATTCTATTATTTACTTCTCTTGTTTACTTGTGGTTACCAATTTGAGATCTTCTCATTCTCCTCCAACCAATTGAGATCCCAGCCTGCTAATTGGTGTGAGGTATTGCTGTATGGCCACCATGCCACCAACACAGTAACACACTATACCACTGTTCCAGATACTGCCTACCCTCCTCTCTCCAAGCATCTCAAGACTATGGCGCTTATGGGCCCAAAGTTTAGAAATATAATAATTTCATTGGACTCCCCTTTTTAGCTCATAAGCTGGATCCTTAGAATACCAGAACCAGAAGCTCCATAAGCTTAGCCAAACATACTGTGTGTTTGGCAAAATATCTTGTATGTTTGATAGTTTGTGTCTTTAGCAGGACAAGAGTCAACGTCGTGAGTCTTCCCTAAGGGGTTTGTTTAATGTTTATCATAAATGGAAGTCTTAGTTGAAGTTTAATAGGCATATTTGTTAAggttaaaatagaaacttcaatTTTATTGGTGGGTTAAGGTCTAGTTGATCATTTTAAAGGAAGGTCTTGATTCAGTTAGTGCCTTAAGGTCTTAATGGATTTTATAATAGGAAGTTGAATTTTGTTGGTGTGTTAAGGTCTAGTTGAGCGTTTTAAAGGAAGGTCTTGATTCAGTTAGTGCCTTGAGGTCTTATTGGATTTATTTTTATGGACCAGAGaaagtttttttcttctgaCGGTTGATGGGAAAGCTTGAACTGTTGATGGTGAACatatttccctcttttttttcttcttttatttcattttcttatgtTGTTTAGCTTTATCAAATTCAAGCACTCAAAGGGAGATTCCTGCTTGGTTGTTTTCATCAATCACTGAAGTTAGGGCAAGCTTCTCATTGATCATTTGGTGTGCATCTCACGATCTGTTTCCATTAGGAGGTTGGTAATTTTTGTCAATTGATTTAATATTGGAACAGCTTACAAACAGTTGAATTATTTCTGGTTATTGAAAGCATCTGAATTTAGAAAGAAGGGATTCATTGTTCATCAACATTGCTGATTTCAGAAATCAAAGTTCAATTTGAATTTGGGGAAATTTTAAACTTAATGTTATCTGGGTTCCTTAATTCCTGGTTTTTTCGACCTTAGCTTTTGGGGTTTGGTTCCTCCATCTTTTACAATTCCTAGGGCGCTAGTCTTTTGTTGATTGTAttagttttgacttttgaggattttaaaaaattatattgtttCCTGCCTTGTTGAGTCTGGAATCTGCCATACTGTATCATCTTgggaattatatatatatttgttctATCTTCTGgaaatgagtttttttattcaaaGAGGTTTAGGTGTATGCTTCTTTTCCTGGAAGTCTGATTGTGATTGGATCCCTGTTGAATCCTCTGGACCAAATTTCATGTGGTTAGGTTTGTTAACTGGTACTGTTCATAATCAGTTGGGCCTGCCGGCGCCTAGCTAAGACGCTAACTTCTGGTATGGAGGCTTTGGCAGACTAATGGCCGCCCTAATTCTGGAGTGGGTCTTATCCCCTGTATTCGTTAAAATGATATGGTAAACCCGATTTAGCGTGGCTTGGATGCCTGTGTTACAACTGTAAACTGCACTTCGTTAAGAGTTTCATTACGCTTACAGGGTGCGGGGTACTGGTGTTATTCAACTGCGCCGAAGGAGACAAGCTACCTGGGTATAACCGGCATTGGTTCTGTCAACTTTAGATGTTAATTGATGATACTTGATTTGGTTTAATCTGGTGGGGCCCGTAAGGGAGCTAATTAAGGTTTGTTAATCCAGCTTGCATCAACATTGTCCGAAGAAGGCTGAATCCAGCTATCCCAGTGGAAGCATTGGTTAGATGAAGTGTTTCAGTAGATTCAATGGTCTTCTGTATCTAATACATTGGTTAGGAGGGATAGGGTGATCGGTGAAAGAGGATCCATGTAGtggaccccatttagttggtgTAAGGCTAAGTTTTAGTTGAGTTGGTTAGGAGGGTTAGGTCTTGGAGGAAAAAACCATTAGGAAAGTAGACTGAGAAGTGAATAAGAAAATTACTTTGCTGTTCTGCCCCTAGCATAAAATGATCACATGACAATAAGTGGCAAAACACTGCCTCCAATTAGTGCTTTAATGGTGTAGGATTTTGGACAGAACAGACAAGGGGAGCTGAGAGAAGAGGAACATTACTGTAAAGCCTACTGATCTTCCCAAATTAGAAGGATGTGGTCACATCAGTCTATGCTGAAAGAAATTTAAGGAATGCCTTTTATGTTCCTTTGAATTCAAAATTGTTACAAGTTTCTATATCATTTTTGACTTGCAAGTAAtggtttttttccccccctcaAAATAGCTAGCTTTTCTTGTTTTAACAGGAATCATAGTACTTAGCTCTTTCTGCTTGTtgaattttttgggattttattaaaTGTGTTAATTAATTCCTGCAGTATCAAACATTTACAGACGCAACAGATGCAAAGAAGTATATTCAACAGCAAGGAGTACCTATTGTCATAAAAGCAGATGGGTTAGCTGCTGGAAAAGGAGTTATTGTTGCTATGACTCTGGAGGAGGCGTACGAAGCTGTTGATTCTATGCTGGTGAAGGGTGTTTTTGGATCTGCTGGTTCCCAGGTCATTGTTGAAGAGTTTCTTGAAGGGGAGGAAGCATCATTTTTTGCCCTAGTGGATGGTGAGAATGCCATTCCTCTTGAATCAGCTCAGGACCATAAGCGAGTAGGGGATGGTGATACAGGCCCCAATACAGGCGGTATGGGAGCTTATTCTCCGGCACCCATATTAACAGAAGAGCTTCAATCTTTGGTTATGAGATCTATAATTTCCCCAACAGTGAAAGGCATGTTAGCAGAGGGCTGCAAGTTTGTTGGGGTCTTATATGCTGGGCTCATGATTGAGAAGAAATCTGGACTACCTAAGCTCATTGAGTACAACGTGCGCTTTGGAGACCCGGAATGCCAGGTTAGCTAACGGTATCCTAgttaatattttatttctcGGTTAATCCACAGTTTGAGTGTTTGGTTATTTGTTAGCACAATTCAGTATGCATAGAATGGGAAAGAGAGGTCTGGATTCCCGCCCCCCTCTTTTAATCCACAGTTTGAGTTCATATTTGTTAGCACAATTTCAGGATGCACAGAAAGGGAAAGCGGGGTTGTAGAAATGCCATAGGCCTAGGCTGGAgtttcttcccttccccctccctttttGTTCATTTGAAATTGATTACATTCACTTGGGGTATTGAGGCTGGTTGGGTGGATAAGAGACGGGAGGGCGACTGTAGGTCAGTTGCTTGAGATGATTAATAGGCTGGAGTTCCTTGGTCAATACTTAATTTGATTAAAATGATTTCAGGCCATCcaatattttcattcttttggaTCATTGTGAATTACTTGACTGAGCATCTGTGTTAATTAGCCTGATATTGTTTCTGTTTAGGATCATTTGGCTACCCTTCAAAGTATAAACACCACTTGTTGCGCATCATATATATGGAAGCTTGCCTAATGTTTGGGTAGATGCACAGGCACTGAATTGTCCTTTTGGTTACTGATTGCTATTAAGTATTAATTTATGTACTAGAGTCTAGAACTGAGTAATGGGTTATGATTAAGTCAATTTAGTGGCAATTTATAAATTTACAGGATCGGCTGGGTGTCTCCCCAGTTTATATCTGATCCAAATTAGTAGTTTTGCTTCATTAGTCATTATTTTACAAGTGTGGCTCCTCATTTATTTAAATTGTTAGATTAGGGGAAGAGTTGCTGGTTGTCCAACGGGATTTTTTAAAGTCGCAGCTTATCTAATCTTggtttcttgcgaaaccgagatatctcagaCAAAACGCCAAGTTTCGTccaagatttagaaccatggtttgaaAACAGAAGATCATTAAAGCCTAGGACAGAACTTATATTGGAGACCTTAAATAATCGGCATTTTAGATTGTATTGTCTACATATTGTAATGGTCTTCTCTATCTGAAACTCTATTTGTGGACTCCTCTACACAGGTTTTGATGGTCCGTTTAGAGTCTGATCTGGCACAAGTTCTGCTTGCAGCCTGTAGAGGTGAGTTGAGTAGGGTCTCACTACGTTGGTCACCAGGTTCAgctatggtggtggtgatggcaagTCGGGGCTATCCCGGGGCCTATGAGAAGGGGACTGTGATTCGGAACCTTGAAGAAGCGGAACTTGTTGCTCCATCAGTTAAGATATTTCATGCTGGAACCGCATTCGACTCTGATGGAAACATCATAGCCACTGGTGGTCGTGTACTTGGGGTTACAGCCACGGGAAGAGATATTGAAGAAGCCAGGGAGAGAGCCTACCAAGCTGTTGAAGAAATCAATTGGCCAGAAGGGTTCTACAGGCGAGATATCGGCTGGAGAGCACTTCCCCACAGACAATTAGCTGCGAAGGGGTAAGCCCTATGCCGGTCTATAATCATGTGATTAATATAATCTATTGTTGTAAACCCATTGAGTTGGGCATTTGGTTGGAGGAGGAAAATCTGGTTACAAGATCAGTAATTAGGAAATCAGGAAAAATGAATCAACTTTGGGTCATTGAAAAGAATACAGATGGTCCCAAAAAACTCTGATATAGTGATCAGTTGGGTACTCtgttatttaaaataaaatttatcgaAATTTAGATTAACAAAGTACCGTCTTCTGACTCGTGTATTTTCATGTTTCTAATTTCCAATTACTGGAGATTAAGTTCACCAAAAAAATTG
The sequence above is a segment of the Telopea speciosissima isolate NSW1024214 ecotype Mountain lineage chromosome 7, Tspe_v1, whole genome shotgun sequence genome. Coding sequences within it:
- the LOC122669761 gene encoding phosphoribosylamine--glycine ligase-like, with the translated sequence MLSVAYSAGISLNFVEKRYTKPCLVNHRKFFGNYSSVAFSGAQRFGSLRYPVIGAPSHASGSQSFSGVFKILAQSSVNSGSFSGGGVSESIGSEERVVVLVIGGGGREHALCHALKRSPSCDAVFCAPGNAGISNSGDATCISDLDILDCSAVISFCRKWGVGLVVVGPEAPLVAGLANELVKAGIPTFGPSSDAAALEGSKDFMKKLCDKYGIPTAKYQTFTDATDAKKYIQQQGVPIVIKADGLAAGKGVIVAMTLEEAYEAVDSMLVKGVFGSAGSQVIVEEFLEGEEASFFALVDGENAIPLESAQDHKRVGDGDTGPNTGGMGAYSPAPILTEELQSLVMRSIISPTVKGMLAEGCKFVGVLYAGLMIEKKSGLPKLIEYNVRFGDPECQVLMVRLESDLAQVLLAACRGELSRVSLRWSPGSAMVVVMASRGYPGAYEKGTVIRNLEEAELVAPSVKIFHAGTAFDSDGNIIATGGRVLGVTATGRDIEEARERAYQAVEEINWPEGFYRRDIGWRALPHRQLAAKG